From the genome of Biomphalaria glabrata chromosome 1, xgBioGlab47.1, whole genome shotgun sequence, one region includes:
- the LOC106064927 gene encoding transmembrane protein 128-like produces the protein MANSNIDIDLLRRRVYDNLNDAATKNSDEYHYDQKDEKLQTKQSPYCFQNFVCLGVAVAVFYFTDFLNVILYDASIKSTWFWSGALFLSVHLGILVYIVFYQSFWKKLHSDEWETKFPRVFPIATSAFIIGMICFSVSLWPVWGFLTPLIFLSLFLGGVVIIAMIG, from the exons ATGGCGAACTCTAACATAGACATAGACTTATTGAGACGGCGCGTTTACGATAACTTGAATGATGCTGCTACAAAAAata GTGATGAATATCATTATGATCAAAAAGATGAAAAACTACAAACCAAACAGTCACCATATTGCTTTCAAAATTTTGTGTGCCTTGGAGTAGCTGTTGCTGTGTTTTATTTTACTgactttttaaatgttattttatatgATGCAAGTATCAAAAG TACATGGTTTTGGTCAGGGGCCTTATTTTTAAGTGTTCATCTAGGAATTTTAGTGTATATAGTCTTTTACCAGAGTTTTTGGAAAAAACTTCATTCTGATGAGTGGGAAACCAAATTTCCCAGAGTTTTTCCAATAGCAACATCTGCTTTCATAATTGGAATGATTTG ctTCTCTGTCAGCCTTTGGCCTGTTTGGGGATTTCTAACTCCATTAATATTTCTATCACTTTTTTTAGGAGGTGTTGTTATTATAGCAATGATTGGCTGA